The proteins below come from a single Erythrobacter sp. SG61-1L genomic window:
- a CDS encoding PhoX family phosphatase — MTDLIPGNGYSDGDVDTNNTGGETLWDIAEARHSRRSVMRGGLAASSAAFLGGAMLSGCTDDVLGGGSDGGKTVAVNQEIAVSTGQSVELTASSAGQWAQVEGPEVELITEEDGRISFIAPAVSNVTTLVFSLLNGIARVLVSPAKLSFRAVDKNRDDIVTVPQGYSVTVMTRLGDPIAANVADYKNDGTDTDFDKRIGDHGDALHFFGMSQTGKRNENSSKRGLMVQNHENLNVQYLHPNGPTNVGSGPRPEAEAVKEIDAHGVSITEYKSERRAGWNWVKDSAFNRRITPNTPMQFNGPVKGSDFLKTTFSTDGTQGRGTINNCANGHTEWGTALTCEENWAGYFKRSGDDALRSARELTSLRRYGVTGGSGNYAWSSVTPANPSDTRFRRWDARASEGLTATQDYRNEPNQMGWVVEIDPYDPTSKPRKRTALGRMGHEGAWLGKLEAGRKVAVYMGDDARREYFYKFVSTATWEARDAMADNRLAIGDKYLDSGTLYVAKFNADGTGSWLPLVYGQVPNRAAVGNDPEYVFQNQQDILVNARLAADALGATPMDRPEWTACNPRTGEIYLTLTNNSSSGRPLNGTDAANPRHYVSQPGNSYGNANGHIIRIREGGDNQAATSFIWDIYLFGADSAEAGSDVNISGLDASNDFSSPDGLWFSRTQNPAGHLRPLLWIQTDDGAFTDQTNNQMLAALPGFVGDGGSRTITNVGTGGATAMQTTQAGTNATPGTLKRFLTGPLECEITGVDTTPDGRTLFVGIQHPGENGSADAPSSHWPQSQSGTNSGRPRSAVVAITRNDGGIVGL, encoded by the coding sequence ATGACCGATCTGATTCCCGGCAACGGCTATTCCGATGGCGATGTCGATACCAATAACACCGGCGGCGAAACGCTGTGGGACATTGCCGAAGCGCGTCATTCGCGCCGTTCGGTGATGCGCGGCGGCCTTGCTGCCAGCAGCGCGGCCTTCCTTGGCGGCGCCATGCTGTCGGGCTGCACCGACGATGTACTGGGCGGTGGCTCGGATGGCGGCAAGACCGTTGCCGTGAACCAGGAAATCGCGGTTTCCACCGGCCAGTCGGTTGAACTCACTGCCAGCTCGGCCGGCCAGTGGGCCCAGGTCGAAGGTCCGGAAGTAGAACTGATCACCGAAGAAGATGGCCGCATCTCCTTCATCGCACCGGCCGTCTCGAACGTCACCACTCTGGTCTTCTCGCTGCTGAACGGCATCGCGCGCGTGCTGGTAAGCCCCGCCAAGCTCAGCTTCCGGGCCGTCGACAAGAACCGCGACGACATCGTGACCGTGCCGCAGGGCTATTCCGTCACTGTGATGACCCGCCTTGGCGACCCGATCGCCGCCAATGTCGCCGATTACAAGAATGACGGCACCGACACCGATTTCGACAAGCGCATCGGCGACCATGGCGACGCGCTGCACTTCTTCGGCATGAGCCAGACCGGCAAGCGTAACGAAAATTCGTCCAAGCGCGGCCTGATGGTGCAGAACCATGAGAACCTGAACGTCCAGTACCTCCACCCGAACGGCCCGACCAATGTCGGTTCCGGCCCGCGTCCGGAAGCCGAAGCGGTGAAGGAAATCGACGCACATGGCGTCAGCATCACCGAATACAAATCGGAACGCCGCGCCGGCTGGAACTGGGTGAAGGACAGCGCCTTCAACCGCCGCATCACGCCTAACACGCCGATGCAGTTCAACGGCCCAGTGAAGGGTTCGGATTTCCTGAAGACCACCTTCTCCACCGACGGCACGCAGGGCCGCGGCACCATCAACAACTGCGCCAACGGCCACACAGAATGGGGCACCGCCCTGACCTGTGAAGAAAACTGGGCCGGATACTTCAAGCGCAGCGGCGACGATGCCCTGCGCAGCGCGCGCGAACTCACTTCGCTGCGCCGCTATGGCGTGACCGGCGGCAGCGGCAATTATGCCTGGTCCAGCGTAACGCCCGCCAACCCTTCCGACACACGCTTCCGCCGCTGGGATGCCCGCGCTAGCGAAGGGCTGACCGCCACGCAGGACTATCGCAACGAGCCCAACCAGATGGGCTGGGTCGTGGAAATCGATCCCTACGATCCCACCAGCAAGCCGCGCAAGCGCACGGCGCTGGGCCGCATGGGCCATGAAGGCGCATGGCTGGGCAAACTGGAAGCCGGCCGCAAGGTTGCCGTCTACATGGGCGACGATGCCCGCCGCGAATATTTCTACAAATTCGTGTCGACCGCCACGTGGGAAGCGCGCGATGCCATGGCAGACAATCGCCTGGCCATTGGCGACAAATATCTGGACTCCGGCACGCTCTACGTCGCGAAGTTCAACGCCGACGGCACCGGCAGCTGGCTGCCGCTGGTCTATGGCCAGGTTCCGAACCGTGCCGCCGTCGGCAACGATCCGGAATATGTGTTCCAGAACCAGCAGGACATTCTCGTCAATGCCCGCCTCGCGGCCGACGCACTGGGGGCCACCCCGATGGATCGCCCGGAATGGACCGCCTGCAACCCGCGCACCGGCGAGATCTACCTGACGCTTACCAATAACAGCTCGTCGGGTCGTCCGTTGAACGGCACCGATGCCGCAAATCCGCGTCACTATGTGAGCCAGCCGGGCAACAGCTATGGCAATGCCAATGGCCACATCATCCGCATCCGCGAAGGTGGGGACAATCAGGCTGCCACCAGCTTCATCTGGGACATCTATCTGTTTGGTGCGGATTCGGCCGAAGCCGGTTCGGACGTGAACATCTCGGGCCTGGATGCCAGCAACGACTTCTCCAGCCCGGACGGCCTCTGGTTCTCGCGCACGCAGAACCCGGCTGGCCACCTGCGTCCGCTGCTGTGGATCCAGACCGACGATGGCGCTTTCACTGACCAGACCAACAACCAGATGCTGGCAGCCCTGCCCGGCTTCGTGGGCGATGGCGGCAGCCGCACCATCACGAATGTGGGCACTGGCGGCGCCACGGCGATGCAGACTACCCAGGCTGGCACCAATGCCACGCCCGGCACTCTGAAGCGCTTCCTCACCGGCCCGCTGGAATGCGAGATCACCGGCGTGGACACCACTCCGGACGGCCGCACCCTGTTCGTGGGCATCCAGCACCCGGGCGAAAACGGCTCAGCCGATGCGCCCAGCAGCCACTGGCCGCAAAGCCAGAGCGGCACCAATTCAGGCCGCCCGCGCTCGGCCGTGGTCGCCATCACCCGCAACGATGGGGGCATCGTCGGCCTCTGA